One Micromonospora sp. WMMD812 genomic window carries:
- a CDS encoding hemolysin family protein, translated as MPLVGFAALTMGNAFFVAAEFALVTVDRAEIDRRAEGGDAAASAVRRALRELSFQLSGAQLGITITALLTGYLAEPALARLFLPLLRPVAGDAAERFTPFLSLALATLISMLVGELVPKNLALARPMPTALATAGPMRGFSRTFGWLIRALNGSANRLVRVLGVEPQEELASARSPEELGLLAAISARAGALPPDTAMLLRRTIRFGDKRAAEAMTPRVDVVALRASASVAELLTLSQATGRTRFPVYEETLDLVTGVAGVPDALGVPPDRRATTVVGSVAREPVYVPESLDLDGVLAALRAAGADLAIVVDEYGGTDGVVSVEDLVEELVGEIADEFDPAAVVDAGPVELTVPGGERTLLVDGVLRSDELAERTGFRLPEGPYETLAGFLMARLGHIPVAGETVEAGRWEFTVVEVERHRVEQVRVLRPEEPDDDG; from the coding sequence CTGCCCCTGGTCGGCTTCGCTGCGCTGACCATGGGTAACGCGTTCTTCGTCGCGGCGGAGTTCGCGCTGGTCACGGTGGACCGGGCCGAGATCGACCGGCGGGCCGAGGGCGGCGACGCCGCGGCGTCCGCCGTCCGTCGGGCGCTGCGGGAACTCTCGTTCCAGCTGTCCGGCGCACAACTCGGCATCACCATCACCGCGCTCCTCACCGGCTACCTGGCCGAGCCCGCGCTGGCCCGCCTCTTCCTGCCGCTGTTGCGGCCGGTCGCCGGGGACGCGGCCGAGCGGTTCACCCCGTTTCTCTCCCTGGCGCTGGCCACCCTGATCTCCATGCTCGTCGGCGAACTGGTCCCGAAGAACCTCGCGCTGGCCCGGCCGATGCCGACCGCGCTGGCGACCGCCGGTCCGATGCGTGGTTTCTCCCGTACGTTCGGCTGGTTGATCCGGGCGCTCAACGGGTCGGCGAACCGGCTGGTCCGGGTGCTCGGCGTGGAGCCGCAGGAGGAGTTGGCGAGTGCCCGCTCGCCGGAGGAGCTGGGTCTGCTGGCGGCCATCTCGGCCCGGGCCGGCGCCCTGCCCCCGGACACCGCGATGCTGCTGCGCCGGACCATCCGGTTCGGCGACAAGCGGGCCGCCGAGGCGATGACCCCCCGGGTCGACGTGGTCGCGCTGCGCGCGTCCGCGAGCGTGGCCGAGCTGCTGACCCTCTCCCAGGCGACCGGGCGCACCCGCTTCCCGGTCTACGAGGAGACCCTGGACCTGGTCACCGGCGTGGCCGGGGTCCCCGACGCGCTCGGCGTGCCGCCGGACCGCCGGGCCACCACCGTGGTCGGCTCGGTGGCCCGCGAGCCGGTGTACGTGCCGGAGAGCCTGGACCTCGACGGGGTGCTCGCGGCGCTCCGGGCCGCCGGCGCCGACCTGGCCATCGTGGTCGACGAGTACGGCGGCACCGACGGGGTCGTCAGCGTCGAGGACCTGGTGGAGGAGCTGGTCGGGGAGATCGCCGACGAGTTCGACCCGGCGGCGGTGGTGGACGCCGGGCCGGTCGAGCTGACCGTGCCGGGTGGCGAGCGCACGCTCCTCGTCGACGGCGTGCTGCGCTCCGACGAGCTGGCCGAGCGGACGGGGTTCCGGCTGCCCGAGGGGCCGTACGAGACGCTGGCCGGCTTCCTGATGGCCCGGCTGGGGCACATCCCGGTGGCCGGCGAGACGGTCGAGGCGGGCCGCTGGGAGTTCACCGTGGTCGAGGTCGAGCGGCACCGCGTCGAACAGGTCCGGGTGCTCCGCCCGGAGGAGCCGGACGACGATGGCTGA
- a CDS encoding (Fe-S)-binding protein, translating to MGSVQIVATILAAAITAVAVGLAVRAVLQMTAVIRLGQPAPERFADKGARTKTMLVETAGHTRMLKWSVVGAAHWFVMVGFIVLSLLVLEAYFEVVSTRGELPIIGHWTIFGLATEVIGVLGLVGILVLMAIRLRNRPNRPGGRSRFTGSTMWQGYFVEWVVLLVLIFGFLIRGFKVATDHFDYPVWATPVSHAVGNVLPDWEAGVSVAALIKIAISMTWLIVISLNVTMGVAWHRFLAFPNIFFKREPAKPGGSGLGPLRPMMSDGKPLDFEEADPEKDQFGVAQVEQFTWKGLLDFSTCTECGRCQSQCPAWNTGKPLSPKLLVLSLRDHAYAKAPYMLAGGGKDLTGEEKATAAQLAHVDVLALAEADKPLIGTAEEGGIIDPDVLWSCTTCGACVEQCPVDIEHVDHIVDMRRYQVLIESSFPSEAGVMLRNLENKGNPWGAPQNTREDWTKGLDFEVPRVGEVDDFEYLFWVGCAGAFEDRAKKTTRAVATLLNEAGVSFAILGEGETCSGDPARRIGNEFVFQMLAQQNVETLNEAFEGREKTKRKIVATCPHCFNTLGNEYGQLGGEFEVVHHTQLLAHLVATGKLTPVQPVDGGVTYHDPCYLGRHNRVFAPPREVLGTAVEGELTEMPRNSERSFCCGAGGARMWMEEKIGKRINVERVEEAMATGAKTVAVGCPFCSTMLSDGVNGKGAGEQVEVIDVASVLLRSVKPEQAQGDKEAEPVAG from the coding sequence ATGGGCAGCGTCCAGATCGTCGCCACGATCCTCGCGGCCGCCATCACCGCCGTGGCGGTGGGGCTTGCGGTACGCGCGGTCCTGCAGATGACGGCAGTCATCCGGCTGGGTCAGCCCGCGCCGGAGCGGTTCGCCGACAAGGGCGCCCGGACGAAGACGATGCTGGTGGAGACCGCCGGCCACACCCGGATGCTCAAGTGGAGCGTGGTGGGCGCGGCGCACTGGTTCGTGATGGTCGGGTTCATCGTGCTGTCGCTGCTGGTGCTCGAGGCGTACTTCGAGGTGGTCAGCACCCGCGGCGAGCTGCCGATCATCGGCCACTGGACGATCTTCGGTCTGGCCACCGAGGTCATCGGGGTGCTCGGCCTGGTCGGCATCCTCGTGCTGATGGCCATCCGGCTGCGAAACCGGCCCAACCGCCCGGGCGGCCGTTCCCGGTTCACCGGCTCGACCATGTGGCAGGGCTACTTCGTCGAGTGGGTCGTGCTGCTGGTCCTGATCTTCGGCTTCCTGATCCGCGGCTTCAAGGTCGCCACGGACCACTTCGACTACCCGGTCTGGGCCACCCCGGTCAGCCACGCGGTCGGCAACGTCCTGCCCGACTGGGAGGCGGGCGTGAGCGTCGCCGCGCTCATCAAGATCGCCATTTCGATGACCTGGCTCATCGTGATCTCGCTGAACGTCACCATGGGCGTCGCGTGGCACCGGTTCCTGGCGTTCCCCAACATCTTCTTCAAGCGCGAGCCGGCCAAGCCCGGCGGCTCCGGTCTCGGCCCGCTGCGGCCGATGATGAGCGACGGCAAGCCGCTCGACTTCGAGGAGGCCGACCCGGAGAAGGACCAGTTCGGTGTCGCCCAGGTGGAGCAGTTCACCTGGAAGGGCCTGCTCGACTTCAGCACCTGCACCGAGTGCGGCCGCTGCCAGTCGCAGTGCCCGGCCTGGAACACCGGCAAGCCGCTGTCTCCGAAGCTGCTCGTGCTGAGCCTGCGCGACCACGCGTACGCGAAGGCGCCGTACATGCTGGCCGGTGGCGGCAAGGACCTGACCGGTGAGGAGAAGGCGACCGCCGCGCAGCTCGCCCACGTCGACGTGCTCGCCCTGGCGGAGGCCGACAAGCCGCTGATCGGCACCGCCGAGGAGGGCGGGATCATCGACCCGGACGTGCTCTGGTCCTGCACCACCTGCGGCGCCTGCGTCGAGCAGTGCCCGGTCGACATCGAGCACGTGGACCACATCGTCGACATGCGCCGCTACCAGGTGCTGATCGAGTCGAGCTTCCCCTCGGAGGCCGGCGTCATGCTCCGCAACCTGGAGAACAAGGGCAACCCGTGGGGCGCCCCGCAGAACACCCGCGAGGACTGGACCAAGGGCCTCGACTTCGAGGTGCCCCGGGTCGGCGAGGTCGACGACTTCGAGTACCTCTTCTGGGTCGGCTGCGCCGGCGCGTTCGAGGACCGGGCGAAGAAGACCACCCGGGCCGTCGCCACGCTGCTGAACGAGGCCGGCGTCTCCTTCGCCATCCTGGGCGAGGGCGAGACCTGCTCGGGTGACCCGGCCCGCCGGATCGGCAACGAGTTCGTCTTCCAGATGCTCGCCCAGCAGAACGTGGAAACGCTCAACGAGGCGTTCGAGGGCCGGGAGAAGACCAAGCGCAAGATCGTCGCCACCTGCCCGCACTGCTTCAACACCCTCGGCAACGAGTACGGGCAGCTCGGCGGCGAGTTCGAGGTCGTACACCACACGCAGCTGCTGGCCCACCTGGTCGCCACCGGCAAGCTCACCCCGGTGCAGCCCGTCGACGGCGGCGTCACCTACCACGACCCGTGCTACCTGGGCCGGCACAACCGGGTGTTCGCCCCGCCGCGCGAGGTGCTGGGTACCGCCGTCGAGGGCGAACTCACCGAGATGCCGCGCAACAGCGAGCGCTCCTTCTGCTGCGGCGCCGGCGGCGCCCGGATGTGGATGGAGGAGAAGATCGGCAAGCGGATCAACGTGGAGCGGGTCGAGGAGGCCATGGCCACGGGGGCGAAGACCGTCGCCGTCGGCTGCCCGTTCTGCTCGACGATGCTCAGCGACGGCGTCAACGGCAAGGGCGCCGGCGAGCAGGTCGAGGTGATCGACGTGGCCAGCGTGCTGCTGCGCTCGGTGAAGCCGGAGCAGGCGCAGGGCGACAAGGAGGCCGAGCCGGTCGCCGGCTGA
- a CDS encoding cell division protein CrgA, whose product MPKSQVRKKKVYTPPTDVRPTATAATRKPSPVWLPITAVALIVGGIGWLVIYYLSEQEYPVMSWGYWNLAVGFGAMVTSLILLSRWR is encoded by the coding sequence GTGCCCAAGTCTCAGGTCCGCAAGAAGAAGGTGTACACCCCGCCGACGGACGTGCGCCCGACGGCCACGGCGGCGACGCGCAAGCCTAGCCCGGTCTGGCTGCCGATCACGGCGGTCGCGCTCATCGTCGGTGGCATCGGCTGGCTGGTGATCTACTACCTGTCCGAGCAGGAGTACCCGGTCATGTCGTGGGGTTACTGGAACCTCGCGGTGGGCTTCGGCGCGATGGTCACCTCTCTGATCCTGCTCTCCCGCTGGCGCTGA
- a CDS encoding DUF881 domain-containing protein yields MEYTSGAASWQKVLRRAVAGLLPRRARQRRAGWSIGVPLIAAAAGLLFTTTATTAGGTALREDRRPQLNQLIEERREQVAASEERAAALRQDVEERTTALGEQDGPIKAQQDRALATRQSAGFTALTGPGVTVELNDAPRRDQLPEGVSNDDLVVHQGDVQAVVNALWAGGAEAMSIMNVRVLATSAVRCVGNTLLLHGRVYSPPFKIVAIGDPAAMQKALAESEGVRWFKDAVDHYQLGYRENASTVTVPAFGDSTALRSAAVAK; encoded by the coding sequence GTGGAGTACACATCCGGCGCTGCCTCCTGGCAGAAGGTGCTCCGCCGCGCCGTCGCCGGGCTGCTGCCGCGGCGAGCGCGGCAGCGACGGGCGGGCTGGTCGATCGGGGTGCCGCTGATCGCGGCCGCGGCCGGGCTGCTCTTCACCACCACCGCGACCACCGCGGGTGGCACCGCCCTGCGTGAGGACCGGCGTCCGCAGCTCAACCAGTTGATCGAGGAACGGCGCGAGCAGGTGGCCGCGAGCGAGGAGCGCGCGGCGGCACTCCGCCAGGACGTCGAGGAGCGGACGACCGCGCTGGGCGAGCAGGACGGCCCGATCAAGGCCCAGCAGGACCGGGCCCTGGCCACCCGGCAGTCGGCCGGCTTCACCGCGCTGACCGGCCCCGGCGTGACGGTCGAGCTGAACGACGCGCCCCGGCGCGACCAACTGCCCGAAGGGGTGAGCAACGACGACCTGGTGGTCCACCAGGGGGACGTCCAAGCGGTGGTGAACGCGCTCTGGGCCGGCGGAGCCGAGGCCATGTCAATCATGAACGTCCGCGTGCTCGCCACGAGCGCGGTACGCTGCGTCGGTAACACCCTGCTGCTGCACGGTCGGGTGTACTCCCCCCCATTCAAGATCGTAGCGATCGGCGATCCCGCAGCCATGCAGAAGGCGCTCGCCGAGTCTGAGGGAGTCCGGTGGTTCAAGGACGCGGTCGACCACTACCAGCTCGGCTATCGGGAGAACGCCTCCACGGTGACCGTTCCGGCGTTCGGGGATTCGACCGCCCTGCGCTCGGCGGCGGTGGCTAAGTGA
- a CDS encoding class E sortase, whose product MSTEDRPDGRHRDQSDDPTALLPKVDRPEPTAQRSGRSGWPDPVLPPRTPPSPSPTTPQRAAQPPTGPDPARPPISPQSPARPSFAPESAARSPFGPEPAARSGTNAAPAQSAGPGDPSRSANPGWFTPDTASPSGAGPARPAAPTGEPTRRATPTGGPATGEPTRRTTPAGGPATAPPPWPGATRPAAPTDFPTRPAGEPSDRPSSAPPRAASPGDHRQWAGAPGEARHPGSADLPVRPAAPGDLPARPTTASAGSGSFDNGLPTRPTTAAAGAGSPGPALPRSASPTDESASRAAGVPASAADAPTAFMPQVARRAERTSTASGGGPAAPVSPAADPSATAVIPAVPAAPTRHPALDSTALMGAVPKAPETDDPAGTEDAEPPRPRRGERVVQLRPEQHGEGYKSVYSELTRPSLASRLRSGVRVTGEVLITFGLVVLLFAGYEVWGKSAIVDAHQNDLSEQLAQAWGPTGDPTVSPSTSATPSAKPVTPVHGKPIAGLYIPKLDKNWVVVEGVTQADIRYAPGHYPKSALPGQVGNFSVAGHRNRATFWRLDELDNGDAIVVESKTDWYIYKVSQTRIVKPTQVEVVAPVPGKPGEKASKRMLTLTTCNPKFDNYQRLIIHAELDRTQPKSAGRPPELGG is encoded by the coding sequence GTGAGCACCGAAGACCGGCCCGACGGCCGGCACCGCGATCAGAGCGACGACCCGACGGCCCTCCTGCCGAAGGTCGACCGCCCCGAGCCGACCGCGCAGCGTTCCGGCCGGAGCGGCTGGCCCGACCCGGTGCTGCCGCCGCGCACGCCACCTTCGCCGTCCCCGACCACGCCGCAGCGGGCGGCCCAACCGCCGACCGGCCCCGATCCGGCCCGACCGCCGATCAGCCCGCAGTCGCCCGCCCGACCCTCGTTCGCCCCGGAGTCGGCCGCCCGGTCGCCGTTCGGCCCGGAGCCGGCTGCCCGCTCGGGCACGAACGCGGCGCCGGCCCAGTCCGCCGGTCCCGGGGACCCGTCCCGCTCCGCGAACCCCGGCTGGTTCACCCCCGACACGGCGTCGCCGTCTGGCGCCGGTCCCGCCCGCCCCGCCGCGCCCACCGGCGAGCCGACCCGCCGTGCCACGCCCACCGGCGGCCCGGCCACCGGCGAGCCGACCCGGCGTACCACGCCCGCCGGCGGCCCGGCCACCGCGCCGCCGCCGTGGCCCGGCGCGACCCGACCGGCCGCCCCGACCGACTTCCCGACCCGACCGGCGGGCGAGCCCTCGGACCGGCCGTCCAGCGCGCCGCCGCGGGCGGCGTCCCCCGGTGACCACCGGCAGTGGGCCGGCGCGCCGGGCGAGGCGCGCCACCCGGGTTCCGCCGACCTCCCGGTCCGGCCGGCCGCGCCCGGCGACCTCCCGGCCCGCCCCACCACGGCTTCGGCCGGTTCCGGATCGTTCGACAACGGCCTGCCGACCCGCCCCACCACCGCTGCGGCCGGCGCCGGATCGCCCGGCCCGGCCCTACCTCGGTCCGCGTCCCCGACGGACGAGTCCGCGTCCCGGGCCGCCGGCGTCCCGGCGAGCGCCGCGGACGCGCCGACGGCGTTCATGCCCCAGGTAGCCCGACGGGCCGAACGGACCTCCACCGCCTCCGGCGGCGGTCCCGCCGCTCCGGTCTCCCCGGCCGCCGATCCGTCGGCGACCGCCGTGATCCCGGCCGTGCCCGCCGCCCCGACCCGACACCCGGCCCTCGACTCCACCGCGCTGATGGGCGCGGTGCCGAAGGCGCCGGAGACCGACGACCCGGCCGGCACCGAGGATGCCGAGCCGCCGCGCCCCCGGCGGGGCGAGCGTGTGGTGCAGCTGCGCCCGGAACAGCACGGCGAGGGCTACAAGAGCGTCTACTCCGAGCTGACCCGGCCCTCGCTCGCCTCCCGGCTGCGCAGCGGCGTACGGGTCACCGGCGAGGTGCTGATCACCTTCGGCCTGGTGGTGCTCCTCTTCGCGGGCTACGAGGTCTGGGGCAAGTCGGCGATCGTGGACGCCCACCAGAACGACCTGAGCGAGCAGTTGGCGCAGGCGTGGGGCCCGACGGGCGACCCGACGGTCTCCCCCTCGACCAGCGCCACCCCGTCGGCCAAGCCGGTGACGCCGGTGCACGGCAAGCCGATCGCCGGGCTCTACATCCCGAAGCTCGACAAGAACTGGGTCGTGGTCGAGGGCGTCACGCAGGCCGACATCCGGTACGCCCCGGGTCACTACCCGAAGAGCGCGCTGCCGGGCCAGGTGGGCAACTTCTCCGTCGCCGGACACCGGAACCGGGCCACCTTCTGGCGCCTGGACGAGCTGGACAACGGCGACGCGATCGTGGTCGAGAGCAAGACCGACTGGTACATCTACAAGGTCTCGCAGACCCGGATCGTCAAGCCGACCCAGGTCGAGGTGGTCGCGCCGGTGCCGGGCAAGCCCGGCGAGAAGGCCAGCAAGCGGATGCTCACCCTCACCACGTGCAACCCGAAGTTCGACAACTATCAGCGGCTTATCATCCACGCCGAACTGGACCGCACCCAGCCGAAGTCGGCGGGTCGCCCGCCGGAGCTGGGGGGCTGA
- a CDS encoding aminodeoxychorismate/anthranilate synthase component II, which produces MRVLVIDNYDSFVFNLVQYLGQLGVDCEVRRNDEIDVDEVGRVGAAGILLSPGPGSPDRAGICLDVVRRYAGELPIFGVCLGHQAIGEAFGATVARAPELLHGKTSEVRHQSVGVLAGLPDPFTATRYHSLAVLPDTLPAELEVTGWTGSGVVMAMRHRSLPIEGVQFHPESVLTEGGHVMLANWLAGCGHPEALERAPALAAEVDARRRAAFATT; this is translated from the coding sequence ATGCGCGTCCTCGTGATCGACAACTACGACTCGTTCGTCTTCAACCTGGTGCAGTACCTGGGCCAGCTCGGTGTGGACTGCGAGGTCCGGCGCAACGACGAGATCGACGTCGACGAGGTGGGGCGGGTCGGAGCTGCCGGCATCCTGCTCTCGCCCGGGCCGGGCAGCCCCGACCGGGCCGGCATCTGCCTGGACGTCGTCCGGCGCTACGCGGGCGAGCTGCCGATCTTCGGCGTCTGCCTCGGCCATCAGGCGATCGGCGAGGCGTTCGGCGCGACCGTGGCCCGCGCTCCGGAACTGCTGCACGGCAAGACCTCGGAGGTACGGCACCAGTCGGTCGGCGTGCTCGCCGGCCTGCCGGACCCGTTCACCGCGACCCGCTACCACTCGCTCGCGGTGCTGCCCGACACTCTGCCGGCCGAGCTGGAGGTCACCGGCTGGACGGGGTCGGGCGTGGTGATGGCGATGCGCCACCGCAGCCTCCCGATCGAGGGTGTGCAGTTCCACCCGGAGTCGGTGCTCACCGAGGGCGGGCACGTGATGCTCGCGAACTGGCTCGCCGGCTGCGGCCACCCGGAGGCGCTGGAGCGGGCACCGGCGCTGGCCGCCGAGGTGGACGCCCGCCGCCGAGCCGCCTTCGCCACCACCTGA
- the pknB gene encoding Stk1 family PASTA domain-containing Ser/Thr kinase codes for MTAQARLLGGRYQVGELLGYGGMAEVHRGRDLRLGRDVAIKMLRTDLARDATFQMRFRREAQNAASLNHPAIVAVYDTGEETAPTGETLPFIVMEFVNGRTLKEVLGAEGRLQPRRALEICADMCAALEFSHRHGIIHRDIKPGNVMLTQTGQVKVMDFGIARALASGATTMTQTSAVIGTAQYLSPEQARGEAVDARSDVYAAGCVLFELLCGHPPFVGDSPVSVAYQHVREAPPTPSDINPDVNPAVDAIVLKALSKNPLNRYQSAGEMRADLLRAAAGRPVLATPVMREQETMPMAPAAGAAGYPAGGGAAPPTRQIPARVGDPRRRKASSWLIATFAAVGVLAVIALVAALLWSQQDDKQVSVPTVTGLTQQQAFAEIQKAGLAAQAGDQVFNATCEKGKVVAQNPVPNTRLEPSRTVTVQVCAGPNVKQFPNVVGSSFENAKELLEGQGYKVAKPVEKDSPKEAGTVIASSPEAGKQVAEGAEVTLTVSKGNVGEVPRVIGSTEDDAREELEDAGYRVSVRPGDEVPADQAGRVQRQNPEPGKELAKGKTVTIEVGIPEPEAPPTSGTPTPTPTTSPTTPGTGGGFPLPGKTPIWFPED; via the coding sequence ATGACAGCGCAGGCCCGCCTGCTCGGTGGCAGGTACCAGGTCGGCGAGCTGCTCGGCTATGGCGGCATGGCCGAGGTGCACCGCGGTCGCGACCTCCGGCTCGGTCGGGACGTCGCGATCAAGATGCTCCGGACCGACCTGGCCCGGGACGCGACCTTCCAGATGCGGTTCCGTCGGGAGGCGCAGAACGCCGCGTCGCTGAACCACCCGGCGATCGTGGCCGTCTACGACACCGGCGAGGAGACCGCGCCGACCGGCGAGACGCTGCCGTTCATCGTCATGGAGTTCGTGAACGGGCGGACCCTCAAGGAGGTGCTCGGCGCCGAGGGGCGGCTCCAGCCCCGGCGGGCGCTGGAGATCTGCGCCGACATGTGCGCGGCCCTGGAGTTCAGCCACCGGCACGGGATCATCCACCGGGACATCAAGCCCGGCAACGTCATGCTGACCCAGACCGGTCAGGTCAAGGTCATGGACTTCGGCATCGCCCGGGCCCTGGCGAGCGGCGCCACCACCATGACGCAGACCAGCGCGGTCATCGGCACGGCCCAGTACCTGTCGCCCGAGCAGGCCCGGGGCGAGGCCGTCGACGCCCGCTCCGACGTGTACGCGGCCGGCTGCGTGCTCTTCGAGCTGCTCTGCGGTCACCCGCCGTTCGTCGGGGACAGTCCGGTCAGTGTCGCCTACCAGCACGTACGGGAGGCGCCGCCGACGCCGAGCGACATCAACCCGGACGTCAACCCCGCAGTCGACGCGATCGTGCTCAAGGCGCTCTCCAAGAACCCGCTCAACCGCTACCAGAGCGCCGGCGAGATGCGGGCGGATCTGCTCCGCGCCGCCGCCGGCCGGCCGGTGCTGGCCACCCCGGTGATGCGCGAGCAGGAGACCATGCCGATGGCTCCGGCCGCGGGGGCGGCCGGTTACCCGGCCGGTGGCGGTGCCGCCCCGCCCACCCGGCAGATCCCGGCCCGGGTCGGTGACCCGCGCCGCCGCAAGGCGTCGTCCTGGCTGATCGCCACGTTCGCCGCGGTCGGTGTGCTGGCGGTGATCGCCCTCGTCGCCGCGCTGCTGTGGAGCCAGCAGGACGACAAGCAGGTCAGCGTCCCGACGGTGACCGGCCTGACCCAGCAGCAGGCCTTCGCCGAGATCCAGAAGGCGGGCCTCGCTGCGCAGGCCGGCGACCAGGTCTTCAACGCCACCTGCGAAAAGGGCAAGGTCGTCGCGCAGAACCCGGTCCCGAACACCCGGCTGGAGCCGAGTCGAACGGTGACCGTCCAGGTCTGCGCCGGCCCCAACGTGAAGCAGTTCCCCAATGTGGTCGGCTCTTCCTTCGAGAACGCCAAGGAGCTGCTGGAGGGGCAGGGCTACAAGGTTGCCAAGCCGGTCGAGAAGGACAGCCCGAAGGAAGCGGGCACGGTCATCGCGTCGTCACCCGAGGCCGGGAAGCAGGTAGCCGAAGGGGCCGAGGTGACCTTGACCGTCTCCAAGGGCAACGTGGGCGAGGTGCCTAGGGTGATCGGCTCCACCGAGGACGACGCGCGGGAGGAGCTCGAGGACGCCGGCTACCGGGTCTCGGTCCGCCCCGGTGACGAGGTGCCTGCGGATCAGGCCGGCCGGGTCCAGCGGCAGAACCCCGAGCCCGGCAAGGAGCTCGCCAAGGGCAAGACGGTGACGATCGAGGTCGGCATCCCCGAGCCCGAAGCGCCGCCGACCAGCGGCACGCCGACGCCGACGCCGACCACCTCGCCGACGACGCCGGGCACCGGCGGGGGCTTCCCGCTCCCCGGCAAGACACCGATCTGGTTCCCCGAGGACTGA
- a CDS encoding serine/threonine-protein kinase, whose amino-acid sequence MLSPGVQLGNRYRLDERIASGGMGDVWRGTDQVLGRTVAVKSLLPALLDEPGFAERFRGEARTMATINHPGVVDVYDFGNDQQIAFLVMEYVEGDALSATLSRVGRLTPARTMALVAQAADALHAAHEKGIVHRDVKPGNLLVRPNGTLVLTDFGIARSDLVGQLTAAGSVLGTASYIAPEQATGGVATPASDVYALGVVAYQCLAGRRPFEGDNPLEIAMRHVQETPRPLPADIPPQVRAVVERAMAKDPAARWPSAAALAGVARQIKVALSQQARAGGQARPISGAPASPAAPGRAQVPSAQQSHPPAAPSRPPVAAPARPAATAPRPTTAAPGQPPRPTVVAPAAGQSRPPVAQAGYPRGAAAVPPTPTRHDPPPAYARQAGPAMPAPNAGRSRPGMVLVAILLAVLVLLCSGVISYNLRKNALSGEPGAPTPRTVTSGALRPDGRDDLSQTSYRREERLRQVSGKTTTSEGRQTR is encoded by the coding sequence ATGCTGAGCCCCGGTGTCCAGCTCGGCAACCGCTACCGGCTCGACGAGCGGATCGCCAGCGGCGGCATGGGCGACGTCTGGCGCGGCACCGACCAGGTGCTCGGCCGGACGGTCGCGGTGAAGAGCCTGCTCCCGGCGCTGCTGGACGAGCCGGGCTTCGCCGAGCGGTTCCGCGGCGAGGCCCGCACCATGGCCACCATCAACCACCCGGGCGTGGTCGACGTCTACGACTTCGGCAACGACCAGCAGATCGCCTTCCTGGTGATGGAGTACGTCGAGGGCGACGCGCTGTCCGCCACGCTGAGCCGCGTCGGCCGGCTCACCCCGGCCCGCACCATGGCGCTGGTCGCCCAGGCGGCCGACGCGCTGCACGCCGCGCACGAGAAGGGCATCGTCCACCGCGACGTCAAGCCGGGCAACCTGCTCGTGCGGCCGAACGGCACGCTGGTGCTCACCGACTTCGGCATCGCCCGCTCCGACCTGGTGGGCCAGCTCACCGCCGCCGGCTCGGTGCTCGGCACCGCCTCGTACATCGCACCGGAGCAGGCCACCGGCGGGGTGGCGACGCCGGCTTCCGACGTCTACGCGCTCGGCGTGGTCGCGTACCAGTGCCTCGCCGGCCGCCGCCCGTTCGAGGGTGACAACCCGCTCGAGATCGCCATGCGGCACGTCCAGGAGACGCCCCGCCCGCTGCCGGCCGACATCCCGCCGCAGGTCCGGGCCGTGGTCGAACGGGCCATGGCCAAGGATCCGGCCGCCCGGTGGCCGAGCGCGGCGGCGCTCGCCGGGGTGGCCCGCCAGATCAAGGTGGCGCTCTCCCAGCAGGCCCGCGCCGGCGGCCAGGCCCGGCCGATCTCCGGCGCCCCGGCCTCGCCGGCCGCCCCGGGCCGCGCACAGGTGCCGTCCGCGCAGCAGTCGCACCCGCCGGCGGCCCCCTCCCGGCCGCCCGTCGCCGCGCCGGCGCGTCCTGCGGCCACGGCGCCCCGCCCCACCACGGCGGCGCCGGGCCAGCCGCCGCGGCCGACCGTGGTCGCCCCGGCCGCGGGCCAGTCCCGGCCGCCGGTGGCCCAGGCCGGCTACCCGCGCGGCGCCGCCGCGGTGCCGCCGACCCCGACCCGGCACGACCCGCCGCCGGCGTACGCCCGGCAGGCCGGCCCCGCGATGCCGGCGCCAAATGCAGGTCGGTCCCGGCCCGGAATGGTGCTCGTCGCCATCCTCCTGGCCGTACTGGTCCTGCTCTGCTCCGGCGTGATTTCCTACAACCTGCGGAAGAATGCGCTGTCCGGTGAACCCGGAGCGCCCACTCCGCGGACCGTGACGTCCGGCGCGCTGCGGCCCGACGGACGCGACGATCTGAGCCAGACGTCGTACCGTCGGGAGGAGCGGCTCCGGCAGGTAAGCGGCAAGACGACGACGAGCGAAGGACGACAGACGCGATGA